CTAAAAAGGGGCGGAAATGTACAAAAGGCAGGCCTATCTGGACAAATTGGTCCATTCCATCGGGAATGGCTTTATCAAGGTGGTTACCGGAATTCGGCGTTCCGGTAAGTCCTTTTTGTTGAACACCCTCTTTTACGACTATCTGAAATACAATGTAACGGATGACGAGCATATAATCCGGTTTGCATTCGATTCCGCCGAGGACCTTGAACGAATCGGCGAAAATCCGATTGAACTGCAGTTGAAGAAAAGGCAGGTAGATCCGACAAAGTTTATGGACTATTTGAAAACGTGCATCAAAGAAGGCGAACGGTATTTTTTGTTGCTGGACGAAATCCAGGAGCTGGGTGCGTTTGAGTCTGTCTTGAATTCATATCTTCGGAAACCAGAATTTGAAATTTTTGTAACGGGAAGTAACGCGAAGTTCCTGTCGAAGGATTTGATTACGGAGTTTGCAGGCCGGAGTGACCAGATTCATTTGTTGCCGCTTTCTTTCAGCGAGTTCATGGAAATTTTTTCTGGGGACAAGTACCAGGGCTTTGCGGAGTATCTGCTTTACGGAGGCTTGCCGCTAGTGGCGCAGGAACGCGATGCCGAAAAGAAGCGCCGCATTTTGTCGAGTCTTTTTGACGAAGTCTATATTCGCGATGTCGTCAAGCGGAATAAAATCAGGAACGAAAACGATTTAAGGGACTTGATTGATGTCTTGTCTTCGTCGGTGGGTTCGCTGTCGAGCGCAGAAAAGATAACGAACACGTTCCATAGCGAAAAAAAATCCAAGATAACCCGCAACACCGTAGCGAAATTTATCGATTATCTGGAAGATGCTTTCCTGATAAGTTCGGCCTCGCGTTATGACATCAAGGGCAAACGATATATCGGAGCTCCGAAGAAGTTCTACTTTGCGGATTTGGGTCTGCGAAATGCGCGACTCAATTTTAGGCAGTTCGAAGAAACGCACCTGATGGAGAACGCCATATACAATGAATTGCTATATCGCGGTTTCAACGTAGATGTTGGCGTGGTGGAACTTGCGCAAAAGAACGAGAGCGGTTCTGTTTCCCGCAAGAATCTTGAAATAGATTTTGTCTGTAATCTAGGGTCGGAGCGTTACTACATTCAGTCGGCATTTTCGATGCCCGACAACGAAAAAAGGGCCAAGGAAATTAGGCCGTTCAAGACGGTTCGGGATTCGTTCAAGAAAATTGTCGTCACAAAGGATTTTGTGCCGGCCTTCTATGACGAAAATGGAATTTTAACCATGAACGTCATTGATTTCTTGATGGAACCGAATAGTTTGATTTCTTTGGGGTGACATAAGCTTAACGATTTTGAGGGGAAAGCCTTCCCCTCGCTCGCACTACATTGCTCGCTACCCCTTCTAGCGGGCGCTCAGTCGCCGCGCCCGCAACACCCAGGGCTTATTGAAAGAAACAGCAACTAGTTGTGCTGAAGATGTGAAAAACGGGGCTGTTTAGCAGCCCCAGCAAAAAAGAACCAATTGATAATCAACAAGAAATTTTTAAGGTTTGCTTAAATTCCGCATCAAAGCGTTCTTTTATTTCTTTATCCGTATCGTTAAAGAACGGAAGGCCGATGAGGATATATTCGTTAGATTTTTCAACAATGACATGTTTCAGCCCATAACGTTTTGAAATTTCCAACAGGAATTTTTCTTTCCAACCGTCATTATCTTCGCCTGCGAGATGTTTGCCCTTGGGTTCAACAAACACTTGATAATACGCATTGTTATTGCCATTCCTTCCTTGTAACAACAACAGAAAATCAGGTTGAAAGCCTTGCCCTGTTTCAAAGTCAAAAATCTTATAGACTTCTTCGTTTCGCAAAAGTTGAAAAGACTTGTATTTGTCTTCTATATTAGATTTGCGTGACTTGATATATTCAATTAGCTTTCGCTCCTCTTCTGAGCCCCAGAAGGAATCAAGCATATACCAGTCTTCATTTTTCAGTTCCTTTTCAAGCCGTTTGTTTTCTTTAGCATCATCATTCTCATCATCTATAAGAATCATCTTCTCTTTTTTGAAACCAATTTTTCCTTTCTCGTCATCAAAAGAGAATACGTCGGAAAATTTTACCAACTTAAAATCAGAGCCAATATAGGGTTTATCATAAGATTCTAATTCACGCTGCAAATACAACATAAATCCTTCACACATCTTCAGAAGCTCTGCATTTGGAATGTCTTCAAATTTCATCGGTGCCGAAATACAGATTTTCGCATCCTTTACAAAATTCAAAAAATCATCCATACTATCAACATTGAATCTTTTGCAAACATTCTCATAGTTGAAATAAGATGATGAATTTGCATTCAATCGGTGAATGACTTTGTACTTGATATGTCGCGGAATTTCTGCAAAAGAGATAGCCTTTGTTTTTGTTGGCGCAGAGTCACTAATGTACAATGTATCTTCTTTTTGAGATAGATTTACTGCTTGCACCTCAGAATATAATCCCTTTATACTCCATTCAAATGCGGGGAGATTTTTGAAATCCTTTGGTAAAGTCTTTAAGCGCCTATTGGGATTTTCTTTTTTTTCGTTGACAAAGAAATACATTCCATTCAAGAAACTCTGATATTTTTCTTTGACATTGAAGGTCTTTTGCGTTCGCTTATCTTGCATAAGGCCGCGATTTTTCAATTCATTAGAAAGGTCGGAAATGTACTTTTCCTCGTCTTCGGAATGGAAGTAAAATTCTTCCAAAATCCGCAATTCATTTTGTAGATCGTCATCAAATTTTCGACGACCTTTTTCTTTGTCCTTGTACGCGAATGGGTAATAACGAACGCCACGACCTATCAACTGGACTTCACTCGTTGTATGCGAACCAACTTTTTTATTTTTGTAATCAGTATCGCGACCGGTGTAAAGACGAACAATATCGTATAAATTTAGAACGTCCCACCCTTCGGTCAAACGTTGAACGGTAAAAATTGCACGAATATGATTTGAACGATCTTCTAGACTATTCAGCAAATAATCTATTTCACCATCTGTTTTTTCTTTTTGCGTTTTATTCGTTTTTGAGTTCGTTATAACTATATTTCGTTCCTGGAAACTCTCACGAATATAAGCAGCTACGTTTTCAAAAGAGATTTTCCGCTCTTCCATATAGAGACGAATTCTCTCAAAAATTCGACCATCAAATGAATATGTTTTATCGGCTTGATCGTCACTATCATTTTTTATTTTTGAAAGTTTTTTCACAAACCCAAAATCGGCCCCCTTTACATTTTTGCACAGGGTAAGAAACCACTGATAATCCGCCTTTGAATTTTCAATTTCCTTGCTACGAAAAAGTATGACAGGCTTGAAATTCGGAATACCATAATCTACGCCAATTCGATATCTGTACCAATTCAGAAGAAGAGCTTGAAGAACGCGTTCTTTTTGTTCAAGATTTGAGCGAACTAACCGAATATGCTTTGTGCATTTAGCTTCCACAAAATCTTTCAGCTCGAACTTTGTAATTATCTTGTCTTCATATTTTTCTTGAATTAGATCATTTCTTGGTATCGTTGCGGTAAATTCTAGAAGAGCGTTCCTATTCTGTTCGGCAGCGTAAGAAACTCCATCTTTGCCTTTCTTTCCCAATATATAGTTGCAGATGGTTGTTTCCCATGATTTCTCGATATCGTCGTCCTTGGCACTGTCTTTTAGTTCACCTATAAAGGATGGCGTCTCAATTTCTGTTTGTTCCTTCTTTTTCTTTGCTGTGCTGGCGTTAAGATGATGGGCTTCATCCCCAATAAGAATCAGGTCTCTTTTTTGAAGGTCCGAAAGAAGTAAAGCATTTTCGCTTTCCTTGTAAATATCGTTGTGTAATTTTTGAATGGTGGTAAATTTAATCTGAATGTCGTCGCTTGAATTTGAGAATACGTCGACTTCGCGAATGCAGATTCTTTTGCCATCAATTACAATGTTTTCTTTAAACAAGTATTTGTTGTGGCTACCGTTGATGAAATTTGCCTGGGTTTTTCCGAGAATTGCGTTTTGGTTCACGAAAAAGATGAAATTACGAAATCCCTGTTTGTAATAATACAGGATTAAAGCGGCCATAACAAGAGTCTTGCCACTGCCGGTTGCCATGTTGAACATTAGGTGATTCGGATTCTGTTTTTCGCCCTTGCTCTTTTTCTTTTCGCGAGTAATTTCGTTTACTAGGAAATTTTCAAGCGCCCTGCGTTGCCATTCATAGAGCGGATATCGAAGATTGTCCGTTATATACGAAGGAATGTTGTATTGTTCCTCGTCAAGAATTTCTTTTTTACTTTCAATGTCTTCAAGTAGCATTATTTACCACCTTTTTTCAGTTGGTAAAAATCTTCTGTAACAGCAATGTCGTTCTCGGAAAGTCCGTTGCTTTTGTCTTTGCGATCATCAACATTCACATAGAGTTGGTTTAAATCTAACATCCGTGCAAACATCTCTTTTTGTTTCTTGAGCGATTGCTTTTGAAATTGGATACTTTCGATTTCTTTACTGAATTCTTTTACGCGAACATTATAATGCAAGAAATACTTGGAGCAGAGTGTTTTAAATAGTTTTACCAATTCTTCATAAGATTTGCAAGCAGAAATTTGTTCCATCGCCATTTCATTTTTCTTGGCAAGTTCCAGATAGACGAAAGAGCCTCCACCTTGCCAATTGACTGATTTTGAAATGCCGCCGTTTTCTCCTTCAAGTACTTTTTTCATCCTCCTTAACGTTTCTGTTTCTATATAATCCATCTGATCAACGCCAATATATTGCCTATTCATCTTTTGTGCAACAGCTGCCGTAGTTCCGCTTCCAAGAAAGAAGTCCATAATTAAATCATTTTCTTGTGTCATGGCACGAACGAAAAAAGCAACAACGCTTTCTGGTTTTGAATTGGTAAAGTTTATTCCCATGTTTTTCAGATGGGTGCTAGCATCTTCATTTGAACCAACTCCTATTGCTTTTGATAAATATTGTTCGTCAATAAATTTCTCTGGAGCCATCGCTTTTTCTTGAGGCATTTGAACACGAACGGAAAATTTTTTTGATTTAACAAGGAAATAACATCCTGCATTCCAATTTTCTTCAAGAGTTTCTTGAGCCCATGTAAACTCCCCTCTCAAAACCACTTCATTTGTGTTTATCCCGTTTTTAACTATAACAGGAGTAATCAATTCGACCCTGTCTGGTTTGCCAGGCTGATATGTACCATCGCCGATGTTAAATTTGATTGACCCTTTAGGAAAAGCCAAATTATGAATGCTGTTTCCCGTATGTAGTATGGGAGCATCTCCGTTTTCCGTATTTTTGCCAATATATTTTTGCGATGTATTTTTATTCTTTTCAAAACAAATTATGTATTCAACGGCGGAACGGCTTTTGTTTGAGAGCGAATCAGGATTATCGGTATTTTTCCAAATGAAAGTTTCTACAAAATTTTTT
The sequence above is drawn from the Fibrobacter sp. UWH4 genome and encodes:
- a CDS encoding ATP-binding protein; translation: MYKRQAYLDKLVHSIGNGFIKVVTGIRRSGKSFLLNTLFYDYLKYNVTDDEHIIRFAFDSAEDLERIGENPIELQLKKRQVDPTKFMDYLKTCIKEGERYFLLLDEIQELGAFESVLNSYLRKPEFEIFVTGSNAKFLSKDLITEFAGRSDQIHLLPLSFSEFMEIFSGDKYQGFAEYLLYGGLPLVAQERDAEKKRRILSSLFDEVYIRDVVKRNKIRNENDLRDLIDVLSSSVGSLSSAEKITNTFHSEKKSKITRNTVAKFIDYLEDAFLISSASRYDIKGKRYIGAPKKFYFADLGLRNARLNFRQFEETHLMENAIYNELLYRGFNVDVGVVELAQKNESGSVSRKNLEIDFVCNLGSERYYIQSAFSMPDNEKRAKEIRPFKTVRDSFKKIVVTKDFVPAFYDENGILTMNVIDFLMEPNSLISLG
- a CDS encoding DEAD/DEAH box helicase family protein, whose protein sequence is MLLEDIESKKEILDEEQYNIPSYITDNLRYPLYEWQRRALENFLVNEITREKKKSKGEKQNPNHLMFNMATGSGKTLVMAALILYYYKQGFRNFIFFVNQNAILGKTQANFINGSHNKYLFKENIVIDGKRICIREVDVFSNSSDDIQIKFTTIQKLHNDIYKESENALLLSDLQKRDLILIGDEAHHLNASTAKKKKEQTEIETPSFIGELKDSAKDDDIEKSWETTICNYILGKKGKDGVSYAAEQNRNALLEFTATIPRNDLIQEKYEDKIITKFELKDFVEAKCTKHIRLVRSNLEQKERVLQALLLNWYRYRIGVDYGIPNFKPVILFRSKEIENSKADYQWFLTLCKNVKGADFGFVKKLSKIKNDSDDQADKTYSFDGRIFERIRLYMEERKISFENVAAYIRESFQERNIVITNSKTNKTQKEKTDGEIDYLLNSLEDRSNHIRAIFTVQRLTEGWDVLNLYDIVRLYTGRDTDYKNKKVGSHTTSEVQLIGRGVRYYPFAYKDKEKGRRKFDDDLQNELRILEEFYFHSEDEEKYISDLSNELKNRGLMQDKRTQKTFNVKEKYQSFLNGMYFFVNEKKENPNRRLKTLPKDFKNLPAFEWSIKGLYSEVQAVNLSQKEDTLYISDSAPTKTKAISFAEIPRHIKYKVIHRLNANSSSYFNYENVCKRFNVDSMDDFLNFVKDAKICISAPMKFEDIPNAELLKMCEGFMLYLQRELESYDKPYIGSDFKLVKFSDVFSFDDEKGKIGFKKEKMILIDDENDDAKENKRLEKELKNEDWYMLDSFWGSEEERKLIEYIKSRKSNIEDKYKSFQLLRNEEVYKIFDFETGQGFQPDFLLLLQGRNGNNNAYYQVFVEPKGKHLAGEDNDGWKEKFLLEISKRYGLKHVIVEKSNEYILIGLPFFNDTDKEIKERFDAEFKQTLKISC
- a CDS encoding site-specific DNA-methyltransferase, which codes for MVELETNALKSKVEELLSSVPEFVDSEKHLKVNVIKDYAERGDVKLIELLLKNKQTKKTFFTPILDSFVFNTAQFKEFLEYNSGCNSYSKYLGQIGLYSGDISLIDRDEVVLNFPFKDCVLEGGQRKEDGDDTYYEFDKKNDKYIERQGKRREVFFNEVLARDEIDNLFSPKAFCNAKRFELGKNKKVKESVFNSFNRDAEINKKRGLAEDTITDNLIIKGNNLLALQSLKEEFAEKVKLVYTDSPYYFTKPKPNDTFCYNSNFRLSTWLVFMRDRLKLAWDLLENEGILLCHIKEDAIHWLKVLMEELFGAKNFVETFIWKNTDNPDSLSNKSRSAVEYIICFEKNKNTSQKYIGKNTENGDAPILHTGNSIHNLAFPKGSIKFNIGDGTYQPGKPDRVELITPVIVKNGINTNEVVLRGEFTWAQETLEENWNAGCYFLVKSKKFSVRVQMPQEKAMAPEKFIDEQYLSKAIGVGSNEDASTHLKNMGINFTNSKPESVVAFFVRAMTQENDLIMDFFLGSGTTAAVAQKMNRQYIGVDQMDYIETETLRRMKKVLEGENGGISKSVNWQGGGSFVYLELAKKNEMAMEQISACKSYEELVKLFKTLCSKYFLHYNVRVKEFSKEIESIQFQKQSLKKQKEMFARMLDLNQLYVNVDDRKDKSNGLSENDIAVTEDFYQLKKGGK